The Lolium rigidum isolate FL_2022 chromosome 2, APGP_CSIRO_Lrig_0.1, whole genome shotgun sequence genomic interval GCCGAGGAGGACGCCGGGCGCTGCGAAGAGGAGGCCGACTACGACGTCGGGCAACACGAAGAGGAGGCGCTAGGCCGCGGGCGGATTCGCGGCGCAAGAACGCTGGCGGCGGCTTCCTCCCATAGTTGAGGTACCGGTAGGAGCCGCGGAGGCGCGTGGCGTCGGAGGCCACCTTCTCGGCCTCGGTCTTTTCGCGACGGCTGTCGCCGCCGTTAGAGCTCTCGCCACGGCTGCTCTGGCCTCCCCCGCGGCCAGATGATGACCTACCGTGGACCATGGCGCCTAGGGGAGCGCTGATCTGGGGGCGGCGCTTCCGATTTTGCTCGCCAGTGCCAGAAATGGTGTGGTGGGGGTGTCAGAGGAAGGGAGACGGGCGCGTCGAAGGGATAAGGTTTCGCCCGCATAGGCTCCTTCAGCTGCGATAAATAGTGTCTGCAGAGCGGTGAGAGCGCGGACCGGCAAATTTATTTTGGGTCGAGCCTCGGATACGATGTCTGAAAGAGCCACGGAATCGGTCTAAACCCGCAAACCAGCCTACATAGACGATACACCCTGCGGTTTGCAGGATGTGCTAGAGATGTTCTAAGTTCTGGTTTAGACCATCTAGATAGGAGGGGATTTGGCGGGCTGGTGCTAGGCGGTCAAATGGTGTAGGCCATTTTGGACCGGCTGGGTGTGAAGACATGAGACACACGCATAAGGTCGTTAATCCTCTATCAGTCCCTTCAACGACATTGTACTATAAAAGCAACATCAAGTACAATAAAttctagtcagctgactataaaaattaaaataatatattttggaGGAGAAAAAGTGGAGAGAATAATAGTGAACTCTAATATAAGAATCAGCTCTAGCGCGTGCTTTTATGCACTTTGTAGAAGTGAAATGTAAGTTAagtatagcacattttattgtatAGACCGCCAGGAGCGACGAGAGCAAGTGCTTCCCGCCCTTCCAACTGCTTCCCGCCCTTCCAAGAGCTCATCGCCCTTCCACCAGTGACGGCATCCGAGAAGAAGAACGGCCGTCGGCCTCCAAAGAGAAGGCTAGGCGCCCAGCGGTCGTCGCATCAGCCACAAGAAGCCCTGCCTCCTCCTCACAACGCCGCTTCCGCCCACGGACACCACGACGATCGACAGCGTCGGAGTTCGAGAAGAAGAGACGGCCGCGTGCTGTCGAAGAGAAGAAACGGCTGCCTGCCGTCCATCTTCGTCGCAGATTCGGCGCTAGAACACTCGGTCTCCGCCGTGTCGTAGAGCTGATGAAGAGACAGTTCTGTGCGGCTGATTTAGAAAGACCggttggacttggacttggacctTTTCGTTAGGGttgaatccgaaaaccataaacaCTGAGATAACTGTTCAGTGTTCACCAGGTGCGGTGCTGCTGTCTGGGCCGTTGGTTTTGCCGGTTTGAACCCACCCAAACCATGAACGGGCTCTGAGTTTAAGCGGCAATCACATGTCTGCAGCATCTTCTTCCGCTTTATTTGGCAGCACGAGCACTAAAGGAAATGCCGCCGCCGTTGACCCGTCAAGAGAAAGAAATTCCTCCCTCCAAAAACAGAACCGGGTCGTAACTTGCCCGACGACACAATCGAGCGCCTTCCAGCTTCTTTCTTCCAGTTTCCCTCCGCACGCTTCATCCATGCCAACTGCACTGCCCTGATCCTCTCCTCACTCGAAAGCCCCCTCCGGCCGCCTGCATATTTATACGGCGTCGAGCGCATCTTGAGCCAAAACATTCGCCCCGTACCGCACAAACTAACGACGGGTCCAGGTCGCATCCGCCGCCACTGCCATGAACTCGTCGTCAGGATCGGCGGTCGCGCCCGCCGCGCGGAACATGGCGCTCGGCGCCATACTCGTCACGTCGACCATCTTCGCGCTGGCCGTAATCTTCGGCCTCGTGATCTACTTCATCCAGTACTGCATCAACAGCAGCGTCCGCATGTTGCCGAGCGGCGGCAGCGTGTTGGCGGCTTCGAGGGCCAGGGACAAGGGCGTCGACCCTGAGCTGCTGCGGTCCCTGCCGACCAAGGTCTACCGCGCGGCGGCACAGAAGGGCTCCGACGCGGAGGACCGAGTGGAGTGCGCGGTGTGCCTCTCCGAGCTCCAGGACGGGGTGGTGGCGAGGTTCTTGCCCCCGTGCGGCCACGGGTTCCACGCCCAGTGCGTCGATAAGTGGCTGGCATCCCACTCCACCTGCCCGCTCTGCCGGGTCACCGTCGCCAAGCCCGGCGCGTCGCTACAGGCGCTTAAAGCAGCGACGGGCCTTCCGCCTGTACCGCCGGAGACAGCTAACTACGCCGCGAACCTGCCGGCCAGTGTGCTGCTCGGGGTTTCTGACCAGGCCACGCTCGGCGCGGTGACCGTGACCTCTCACGGAAGCCGCCCGAGACCGGCAGCCCTGGTGATCGACATTCCGGACTCGAGGACGGTGGCGACACCACGCGACGCGGCCAAGACACCTGGATCGGCGAGGCTGAGTTCCCTCAAGAGACTCTGGAGCTTCGGGAGGCAAGGGCCGTCGGGGTCGACTCCGTCTTATTCTTGGGGCAGGGGCAGCGGCAGTGGAACAGCAGACGCTGACCGGGGGGGTATCGGCAACGCCTGTGCAACCCCGATGGCTCCGGTGTAGAGAGCTGGAATTGCCTGTACATAAATACGCTGGACATTCTTTTTTGTAAAGATTAAGTATATGTATTTATGGTGTTCTTTGATAGGTGATTAGTAGTATATGACAAAAATGTGAATAGATTTTTTTGGTGCATAAATTTGCACGACacatgtgaagattgttttttCTGCTAATTCAAAGATATTTATTGATTAATCGCCAGGATTACAATCACTCGTGAGAGTATCAATAAGAAATTCTAGGTTATAATTGATCCACGAACATCTCCACCTATTAAAAGTAGCTCGTTTGGTACATAAATGGGCGTTTTTGTTTGCATCACACCCAACAAAAACTATGCTAAAGCTCGAAAAAGCTCTCTTAATCTCACTAATCTCATGACATATAGGCATAATTTATGATATGTCATGGTCATTGGCATTACATAAATTGATAGTTCATAGTTTCTCTCCGTACGTAGCATCCCTTGCACCATCAAGGATAGCCcttgtgtcgtggtatcgtcacgataGTAGCCATGCGGGTGGGTAAACTAGAGGTGTGAAGCCAAAAGAGCAACGGATGGATCCCGAATAAGGTAGTAGTGGGCACAAGCACGcggtgatgtacccaggttcggAGCCCTTGCGGTGGAGATAACACCCTACTCGTGCAAATATGTCTATGCACTCATAGTATATAGAGTTGCTCCTTAAGTTGTATCGTCTTCAGAGGGAGAGCTCTAAGCTAGAAGGATCTAATGTTCCTCTCCCCAGGTTCTGGTTCTATCTCAAATGAGATTCCTGGCTAAGGGTCTCCTGGGTCACCATATATCCATGGTTCCTAGGGTAcatgggagggagggagggagagagggagagagagagggagagagagggagagagaggggagagagagagagagagggagggagggagggagagagagagagagaggaaggccTCGTTGTCCGTGTCTGGTGATCTTTCAGGGACATAGGGCCTAGCCGGCTGTACCGTCCCATCGCTACTGAAAGTAAGTGCAAAACTAAAAGTAAAACTAGAGTAACTACAAAACTTAAAGTAAACTAAACTAAATGTAAAACTGAAAGTAAACTAAGACCGGTGCAAGCAAGGGAAAAAAAGCTTAAGGGCTACGCTCCCCGGCAATAGCGCTAGAAAAATATCTTGATACCCATAAGTATATGGGATCGTTGAAATATTCAATGTGTAAGTATTTGTATCAATCCCACGAGCAGCAGAAGGTATAAGTCTTTATCCTTTCAAATGAGAGTGTCACTACTCTTATTATCTATGCACTAGACAAACTAAGAGGATTTAAAGTGATTGTAGTGGTTTTGCGTTTTGGATTATAGTTTGCAAGAAAAGTAAATGCTCAAAGTAAATTGCAATAAAGTAAATGCTCTTTTTAGAGAAAGCTCAAttctctatgcagcaagaggacaagctcaaatGTGTACTTATATGTGAGAAAACGTTTTCAAGGGCTACATGGACTTCATGGCGTAAAGACTTCTAAAACAACATCATAAGTATCTTGTCAAGTTTAATATTTATTGGATAGAGCCTAAAGTAGGTGCAGCTAAATATATGAGAAAATACACCCCTTATGGTTGGTCCTAAGGCCATTTTCATGAGCAAATaaaggaatcattaagacataaatatccCAACCATAGTATTTAGTTTTAGGGTCCTCGATCGGTAACCCCTCTAATGTAACTCAAAGTATTAGAACATGGTTTCTGTCACTCTGTACCTTCCAACCCTCTTCATTACACTAAAGTGCGGTCCTATGATCTCATATAGGTAAAGTAATATGCAGTCAacgttcgcataataccatcataGAACCACATGAGAGattaaaacttgaccaaatactcattacaTACTTGTGTAGAAATCAACACCAATCCATCATATGCCCTTGGAAACATGGGAAACTACTCACAACGGGGGATAATTGCAAAGTTCAGCGGCTTGATAATTTGTTGGTGAAGAAGAGGTGTCGGCCCATGGTGATGGATATGGTGGCTACGACGCCCCGGCGAGGCAGTCCTAGGAGGCGGAGGCACTGCAGGAGGGATGCGCCGGTGTGGCGCCCTGGGGGAGGGCGGTGGCCCTTGGGGGCAGTGGCCCCTTGCCCCTTCTTTTTCCTTGGTGATGGTGCTGATGTAGAGTAGTTCCTCCCCTCCTTTGCGGCTTCTAAGAGGGAGGATTTCGTGATAATGGGCGGCCTCCTCCAAAAGTAGGGCTTCCCCTCCATATATAGAGGCGgggatgcaatctaggccatgggatggatgcccttTTGATCCAAGTGCtcctgggcacctctagaaccttcctattaCTACTCTTTATTCCTCATATGTCCACAAAGTCGCGACTTGGCTAAAATCATCATATATGTTAGGAGTTGGAGTTAATCACATCACAATCTTTTAGATTCCCAAAACTACTTCTGGACTCTGTATTAATTGGTCTGCCACTTGGGCTTCCAAAGTCCGGCTAGCACGAATTTTATGTCTAGACCCGTTGGTAGACAAATTCCTACAACTTTGTGGTTCGGATCGTTTCCATTAGACATCATCTTCGGGGGTTTCCGTGGCAATATCTGAAAAGTGTTCTGCATGGAAAAATTCCGTGAAACTCCGAATTTCACCATAATAACCAATTTTCTTCCATATTTATTTGTTTTATACACAACAAATTGTAAAAAAATATATTTTGCACGTtttcaactattaataggttactaCCGATAATTATAATAAAGTTGCAAGATAATAATGATTTTAactcaataaactacaaagttcatttatgcattttacatgcatcactcaTCAATACTCGACTCCAtacactccccaacaaaatggtgtcgccgagaggAAGAACTGACGTTGATGGATGCGACAAGGACAATGATGGCGGAATTCAAGTCTCTATATAACTTTTGGGACGAAGCTCTCTCTACTACTTGACATGCCACCAACTGTCGCTTCTTCCGCAAAGGCTTAGAGAAGACACCAAACGAGATCACAAAcctaatgtgtcatacttcaaggtcttcggatgcaaatgctacatTCTCATCAAAGGTATCTGACTATCAAAGTTTGATTCTAAAGTTTAAAAAGGgatatttgttggttatgcggcGGAATCCCACGTCTATAGGATCTACAATAAGACCACATGTCATGTTTTAGAGACTTGTGACGTGGAGTTCTTCGAGGATAATGGCTCTCAGGAGGAGCCATGTGTTTCTTGTGTTGTAGGTGTTGCAATACCCTCGGAGGCCATAGGAAGAATGGGTATTGGATTTTTTCAACCCATTgagcaacaccttgtggccaattTGGAACGACAAAGTTCCATGCATGTGGAGCCATCACAAGTACTTGACAAAACTCCAGTTCCTGAGATACGAAGTACCATCCAAGAACCAACAAAATATCGTCAATCTGCCACTCGAGGACATGTTGAAACTGCTGGGCCAGACCATCCGAGGTGTTCCTGGCCGGTCCATCCCCGCTCATCCGTCCCATGGGTCATTCGGACCATTCGGGCACCAAACAAGTCAAGatcctcctccaactccaaaAGCTCAAGTTGAATGTTCTGAGGATGATCATGACTATCAATATGGTCAAGGCGAGGACTGGAATTTTGGTTATGACCAAGAGGCTTCGAATGAAACTATCCGTGAAGCCAACACTCGTCGTGAAGATAAGACAACAAGACACATCCACCTCAAGTCGCATATTCTGCAAGACATTCACTACAAAGGAAAACcctttttttgacaaatcactttcatCATGTgaaggccaattttcgtcaaggattacttcgcggtgacgaaattcgatcgtcatggggttcgtcaaggaagctccgtcataaaatatcgggggtgacggtatgcattttttcgtcaacgtcaaatgtttgatggtgacgacctaCAAATTCGTCAACATCGAAGGTTGATTGTTGACGAGACgaggtttgtcacgaaaaattgcaactttcgtcaatatctaaatcttgggaagtttctgattggtccaaaaaaagcatacgtggccttacatgtgggtcccatttggcttctgacaacatgggtccgacggcgctGACGTGGATATCTGTCATGTGGGACCGGCATGgtgctgactggtgggacccacaaaatattatgacaagctggacccacaatattctgaccggtgggatccacaaaattcagacaagtgggaccaggttgttgccgacatatgggtcccaataatgctgatcggtgggacccacaaattcgacaagtgggaccagaagttggtgccacgtggtttcatttaatagtgacgttgtgacattttccgtcaccttttgaatttgacaaaatttgagagcatttgaattatttgcgaaatttgggaaacaaaaaaactggcaaaatataaaaaaatagacAATTAATATCATacataaatggtggcacaagaagtatatatgtctctcacaaaccgaaagattcataagaaaaattataattggaacacaaagaaattaaaagacatatgattaataatgttgtaggacggtggtgcaatagattagttgccctgGGATTCAGACATGGATGatggctgggatgtcctcaagagcaaattaagcacgacATCCATTTATCTctgcctcttttcataagccagagtcttttcttcttgggctttcttcacagcttcaagttcttcctccttcttcctgatctcttcaaatttttgatcttgttcttgCAGTCTTGCCTGCATCTCACTGTGGTACCTTTCAGCTGCCTGTATGGAGTTCCGCTCTTGATCCGcggtctttgttgtagctctcggatgcgtgtagctgagacagaagacttcctggagcttgttgcgacgcccaatcttggtaggaatgtgctATTGCAGGGGatggatgggcttttctcgctcagaactagctgaacaatttgcaaatcagtcaaatcaggttcatcttcattgcgtggcaccgctttttttgccaccattttatcctgcataaagattacaatcattgcatggacaacatacaaaactggaatatattatattgtgctaatatgaaatatttcttacatatgcactttttgcttcaacactcataatgttatccttgttagtgtgtgtgattctaaaaaattcaattggagaggtttcttcttcctgctgcttagccttctgcttgaaaaaatgtagaatgcacattaccattgtacactgtGTATGACGAAGTATGAACTCGTATggggaaattcagaacacttactacatgttcccagtgagcaacatagcttcgagatccagtggtatggaactgtttcacagcttctctgttctttccattttttacacacactccctatgttcagtacatgcattttatttatacagatcagagaaatgtaagaattcagtagctgttattgaaaggaataacgtttatgtacctggtacttctcatcaaaccatatgttcaccagttctttccaggttttctcttctacatgatctggcttcttcagatatgcttgctccattgtgagatttttaattttgggccaatactcctttttaagcctatatcggaactgccgaatactaacttgcagcatatcagtgcacacatcttgagccacctcatcatttttgtccatagtAAACTTTCCCTGCAAAATAGTGACGCATTAATCAAtagattcttagatagttgatcatgtagcatactaattaggttaaaccaagattgtacaggactcaccgctactgtatttatagcatgaggaatgacatgtctgagagtttcatctttcttgtactgtgtccagtgtgttgcaagcggcattttggcacggatgtgaataccaacctcactgctcagctttgctgactggatataatccttgggtctcctgacACCAGCAGAGAAGTCAATttgcatcttattgccaccatttcttcttgtgtactcatgtagtccatggtCCATGGTAGgtctgcgtccacctctctttctcttactaccgccagatgttgtcaatgtctctgaaataagagagatgaaatgattctcttttatatgaaaatatgcggtatagtgtttagtttttacaaactttcataccttgccgctgaaagtttacaatttgattaTCCTCAGGAGATGAGTTGCTGCCTCCAgatgtcatgatctggttaggtgagggtgctccttcggtgttcgaCCAGCAGTGGCCGTCGGCTCATCAGATGACCCAGCTTTAGGTTcagttgttgccattgatcttgttgcaatgttggatggtgcaacttctGGTCTGGATCGCGTCTTCTGTGCAACTGTTGCAGAACaagcaactatctgcaagcaaagtagaggctatattagtaggaaacatttagcatgtacgtatttcctatcatagttcagacatagttccacagacctgagctgaagttttgccgacagtgcgctgatcctcatctgaatgaagatcatcagcagcagtagctatctcttctggattcggttcgtacgaagggtcctcttcgacctccttGTCTTGGCAGTCcgtgtcctttagattgttactagttcctatttgtcgcccaccatacactaatgaaCGTGCAAAACAAGAGAAATCTTGCTGAATTTTGTGGCCAGGTCCATATCTTTCAGCCAAAAAAATTTCCATGCTACaatattttcttgcatttgtttctccttgacaagctcatatgccggcttgacggggttttctgtctccgctgaaataatcggaagagcggagcgtgaacaaaacataagagggggcccattccatagaaaacaacaaataattgtctttgcaaaatattgtacaacgacgaaatgattgaaaacataagagtctacgtatgatgtcggcgaacaaaacataagagggggccaattccatagaaaacagcaaacaattgttgttgatcaaactctgcttccctctgaACCTGAAGAATAAAAGTctgaagcaatgtcgttgttcactgTAGCTCGTCGGGCTGTTTTCAGCAACGGTTGGAATTAGTTCAGTTAAGTGTTTATGGAATTAGTTcagttaagtgtttcggcaaacaattgtctatgcaaaatattgtacagcagcgggatgacaaagattgtatagcacgacatgattgtctctggaataaaaacgataaaccctatacgatatgatgtcgggattggatctatcaaatattCAAGATCTAGATATGGGTCAAACGGACGTGctagacatgtaaaaccgatctctcgatCGTAGCATCCGgaaaacacaacaacaagccgatcaccgacagatttaccttggggtttcttcgagctgggcgccttcttcggcgtatgtgcgcgattttccttcgccccgacgtttcgacgactgccggccatggcgaccatcggggagatagatgcgagatggaagaacgtccggcgaagacacgGGATTtgggtgagcacgagaggatgaggtcgggggggtggggagttaagatgctcgtaaatcatgggggagaggcacgacgtatataagggagggcgaaatatttgataggtggggtgcgcgggaggagtggagggaacgaaaaatttgggcgttttggcagccgtcgtactacaatttggagggaacaagtttttgccgtgaaagaaaaaatattactctgaaaatggaactgtacatgtatattttaattaaaaaataccAGAACATGAATGGGACGCATGAAAAAAATCTAAATTTCATTTGTAGTCAACAAGAAACTATACTGGGATCACATCACCTATGCTGCAACTGATGGGTTTCTCGCGGTCGAGTTGTACCGTGTGCTCAAGCCCATGTCTGTGAACGACCCTTTTTCAAGTAAGCTGCACTTCAAGGATTCAGATTGAGCTGCAAActtttgtgagtggtcatgaagggttGGTATGTGTGATtgaggagtttcagatttttctgacaattgtcggtgtttgtttatttttttcgacggaaaatgatagaaaacgagtaaaactcataaaaaatgctaaattcaatgtaaaatcatcattaactagtgggactgagtaaatgttgtcacattcatgtggaaaattcaaatttaaatttttcatgaggtttggtgtagtttgatgtgaatttacacaagtgagggcattttcggcataacggtcgaatcgtcgaacccggaagttgtaaaaccttttgcatgtgaggtttttgtgagaacacatcccacatatacatgttattgttcacacatgtgagattttgtctgaaaccacttgtgaaacctcatgttggttgggtcgatccatgtgtggacccacatcgatcatgtcggtgaagggctctttttcaagcaagctgcacttcaaagactcagattgagctgcaaatttttgtgagtggtcatgaagggtaggtatgtgtgctcgaggagtttcagatttttctgacaattttaggtgtttgtttatttttttcgacgaaaaatgacagaaaacgagtaaaactcataaaaatgctaaattcaatgtaaaatcatcattaactagtgggactgagtaaatgttgtcacattcatgtggaaaattcaaatttaaatttttcatgaggtttggtgtagtttgatgtgaatttacacaagtgagggcattttcggcataacggtcgaatcgtcgaacccggaagttgtaaaaccttttgcatgtgaggtttttgtgagaacacatcccacatatacatgttattgttcacacatgtgatattttgtctgaaaacacttgtgaagcctcatgttggttgggtcgatccatgtgtggacccacatcgatcatgtcgatgaagggctctttttcaagcaagctgcacttcaaagactcagattgagctgcaaatttttgtgagtggtcatgaagggtaggtatgtgtgcctgaggagtttcagatttttctgacaattttaggtgtttgtttatttttttcgacgaaaaatgacagaaaacgagtaaaactcataaaaaatgctaaattcaatgtaaaatcatcattaaCTAGTGGGTATGGGTAAATGTTGtcacattcatgtggaaaattcaattttaaattttttatgaggtttggtgtagtttgatgtgaatttacacaagtgagggcattttcggcataacggtcgaatcgtcgaacccggaagttgtaaaaccttttgcatgtgaggtttttgtgagaacacatcccacatatacatgttattgttcacacatgtgagattttgtctgaaaacacttgtgaaacctcatgttggttgggtcgatccatgtgtggacccacatcgatcatgtcggtgaagggctctttttcaagcaagttgcacttcaaagactcagattgagctgcaaatttttgtgagtggtcatgaagggtaggtatgtgtgcctgaggagtttcagat includes:
- the LOC124690152 gene encoding E3 ubiquitin-protein ligase EL5-like — encoded protein: MNSSSGSAVAPAARNMALGAILVTSTIFALAVIFGLVIYFIQYCINSSVRMLPSGGSVLAASRARDKGVDPELLRSLPTKVYRAAAQKGSDAEDRVECAVCLSELQDGVVARFLPPCGHGFHAQCVDKWLASHSTCPLCRVTVAKPGASLQALKAATGLPPVPPETANYAANLPASVLLGVSDQATLGAVTVTSHGSRPRPAALVIDIPDSRTVATPRDAAKTPGSARLSSLKRLWSFGRQGPSGSTPSYSWGRGSGSGTADADRGGIGNACATPMAPV